GTCCCGGCCAGGGACGATGACGGATAGGCCGTGTTCTCGGCACAAACGGTCGCTGGCCCGGCGTATTTCGTGATAGCTACGCTTGTTGGAATGATAGTGCTTGTGGTCGGTGAAGCTGACCGCATTGAAAATCAGATGATTGTGAATATGTCCCTTGTCAATATGGGTGGTAAGTACAAACTCGTACTTACCATCCAATATTTTTTTTGCCAACTGCAACCCTATTTCATGGGCTTCCTCTGGCGATACCTCCCCAGGCTCAAAGGCTTGAATCAGGTGGCGGCCCAGGTGCGTGCCTTTGTCAATGGCATGGCGGCGTGTCCATTCAAATTCAATGTCGGCGGTCTCGGCGGCGCAGCCAAAGGAGGACACCAGCAGCTTCCCGTCCGTCTTGTCGGGATTGCAGATATAGTCAATGGCCGCTTTCAGCGTTGACTTAATAGGATGCGTCTTTGTAACTGCCATATCTGATCCAGCCTTTCCCGGATTTCTTCCATGTCGGCCTGATAGGTAGGTCCTCCGGCGTTGACCCGTTTGGCGATCTGATTGATGTTCCGGCCAATGGCGGACAGGAGTTTGTTTATCTCCTTGATGTCCCTGGTGTCCACATAGATGATATATCCGTCGATTGCCATCTTCCGCAAGTAGGCACCGATCCGCTTTGTCTGGAGCTGGGCCATTTTCTGCTCAATCAGGCTCCGTTCTTCTGCCGTCACCGGACAGCGCAGGATGATGGGGCGTTTTCGATTTACCATAGGGTGGCACCGTCCTTTCTGCATAAGGGTTTGGGGCTATCCCAACAAGCAATTTTGTATTTAGGGGGAAGGGGTTCCCTAAAGCAAAATTCGCAAGTGTGGCCACACTTGCTGTGCTTGCTCTACGCTCCTTCCCCCGTAAATACAATGCCGGAACCACCTTCGTCTGCCCACAAAATCCCGGATTTTTTCAAAAGAAAAGGGCGGCAGAGCCGCCCAGAGGAAACGAAAACGGAGGATACTTTCACACACCCTCCGTTTCGTTTGCTGATTCTTTAGTTTTAAGCGCCCCGTCAAGCGCACCCTCGATGATGGTCAAATACTGCTCTGGACAAAGTTTCAGTTTGTGGCTGATACGCTGTCTCTGTGCGCTTTCCTCCCGCATGACCTCTGGATTGAAGTACCGTTCCACGGGAAGTCCGCACACTTTGATAAGCTGTATGATAACCGGCAAGCTAGGAATCGTACCTTCGTTCTCGATATTTGCGAGATACCGGGAGTCGATGTTAACGATCTCTGCCAATGTCTTGCGCGATAGATGCTTTGCGCTCCGAGCGGCTTTTACATCGGCACCGAAAGTTTCAAAACCGGGGCAATCTTCAATATTCGCCATATAGCATCACCCACTTACATTGTATATTTCATATTTTGTCTGTGGAATGTTGCTATATGCTTTATTACTACATTTTATTTTTCATACTCAT
This DNA window, taken from Dysosmobacter welbionis, encodes the following:
- a CDS encoding helix-turn-helix transcriptional regulator, with translation MANIEDCPGFETFGADVKAARSAKHLSRKTLAEIVNIDSRYLANIENEGTIPSLPVIIQLIKVCGLPVERYFNPEVMREESAQRQRISHKLKLCPEQYLTIIEGALDGALKTKESANETEGV
- a CDS encoding plasmid mobilization protein; translation: MVNRKRPIILRCPVTAEERSLIEQKMAQLQTKRIGAYLRKMAIDGYIIYVDTRDIKEINKLLSAIGRNINQIAKRVNAGGPTYQADMEEIRERLDQIWQLQRRILLSQR